The Paenibacillus sp. RUD330 genome has a segment encoding these proteins:
- a CDS encoding FMN-dependent NADH-azoreductase, translated as MASILFVKANDRPADQAISVQMYNTFLESYKAAHPNDTVIELDLYEEVLPFYGNTAMTGMFKAGQGMDTTPEEQAAVELVTKYVNQFLEVDKVVITVPLWNYAAPAPLINYMAYLAQAGKTFRYTAEGPVGLAGGKKVALLTARGGVYSSAPMADFESAIRPLKGAFGLFGVQAQEIVIEGHNQFRDRAADIVREGLDKVKAEAAAF; from the coding sequence ATGGCATCCATTCTTTTCGTCAAAGCAAACGACCGCCCGGCTGATCAAGCCATCAGCGTCCAAATGTACAATACGTTCCTCGAATCCTATAAAGCGGCTCACCCGAACGATACGGTAATCGAGCTCGATCTGTATGAGGAAGTGCTTCCTTTCTACGGCAATACGGCCATGACCGGCATGTTCAAGGCTGGACAAGGCATGGACACGACTCCTGAAGAGCAAGCGGCAGTCGAGCTTGTCACAAAATATGTCAACCAATTCCTCGAAGTCGACAAAGTCGTCATCACCGTTCCGCTCTGGAACTATGCCGCTCCGGCTCCGCTGATCAACTATATGGCTTACCTAGCGCAAGCAGGCAAAACTTTCCGCTACACGGCCGAAGGTCCTGTCGGCCTGGCAGGCGGCAAGAAAGTCGCTCTGCTGACCGCTCGCGGCGGCGTGTACTCCTCGGCTCCCATGGCTGACTTCGAATCCGCCATCCGTCCTCTCAAAGGCGCATTCGGCCTGTTCGGCGTACAAGCCCAGGAGATCGTCATTGAAGGCCACAACCAATTCCGCGACCGCGCTGCCGACATCGTGCGCGAAGGTCTGGACAAAGTCAAAGCTGAAGCAGCCGCTTTCTAA
- a CDS encoding aminoglycoside phosphotransferase family protein, which translates to MKKIGELLGKGNTADVYRWGRTEVVKILHQREHSGHEAEKEARNAEAVQALGLKTPAFGGLVEIEGKTCLIYERIDGPTMLNRIEMTDSSVIRYARLMAQLQFEIHQAEVPFDPNLKRELSHQIQTAPLLNEAEKQAVLSRVKNLPEGNKLCHYDFHPGNIILSANGPVIIDWINALVGNEEADIARTSMMLLSHAVPPDAPGWLLGVLRKLFHDEYMKEYLLLSGMGRKAVEEWMAPALAARIGEVGSMERNEIVHCLREILKEY; encoded by the coding sequence ATGAAAAAAATTGGAGAACTGCTTGGAAAAGGAAACACAGCCGACGTTTATCGTTGGGGGCGCACGGAAGTCGTCAAAATCCTTCATCAACGCGAGCATTCCGGGCATGAGGCTGAAAAAGAAGCGCGGAATGCGGAAGCCGTTCAAGCCTTAGGTCTTAAAACGCCGGCTTTCGGTGGATTAGTGGAAATTGAAGGCAAGACCTGTCTGATTTATGAACGGATAGACGGTCCTACGATGCTGAACCGGATTGAGATGACGGACTCAAGCGTTATCCGCTATGCCAGGCTGATGGCGCAGCTTCAGTTTGAAATTCACCAAGCCGAGGTTCCGTTTGACCCCAATCTTAAAAGGGAGCTCTCTCATCAAATTCAAACGGCTCCGCTTCTGAACGAAGCCGAAAAGCAAGCCGTGCTCTCGAGGGTGAAAAACCTGCCGGAAGGCAACAAGTTATGCCATTACGATTTTCATCCAGGCAATATTATTCTATCTGCCAATGGGCCGGTTATTATCGATTGGATAAATGCATTGGTGGGGAATGAAGAGGCGGATATCGCCAGAACCTCTATGATGCTGCTCTCTCATGCCGTACCGCCAGATGCTCCCGGTTGGCTGCTGGGAGTGCTGCGGAAGCTGTTTCATGATGAGTATATGAAAGAATACTTGCTTCTGTCCGGCATGGGAAGGAAGGCTGTCGAAGAGTGGATGGCTCCTGCACTGGCGGCTCGGATCGGCGAAGTCGGGAGCATGGAGCGGAACGAGATTGTTCATTGTTTAAGAGAGATTTTAAAAGAATACTAA
- a CDS encoding alpha-amylase family glycosyl hydrolase, whose translation MLAGAQLTPAAPMGIASAAPDTAVGNKQNYSTDVIYQLFTDRFSDGNAANNPTGAAFSSGCANKRVYCGGDWQGIVNKINDNYFTGMGVTALWISQPVENIYSVINYSGVTNTAYHGYWARDFKKTNPAFGSFTDFQNLINAAHAKGIKVIIDFAPNHTSPAMETDTSFAENGKLYNNGALLGGYTNDTNGFFHHNGGSDFSTLENGIYKNLYDLADLEQNNSTIDTYFKDAIKVWLDLGIDGIRVDAAKHMSMGWQKNWLASIYGYKPVFVFGEWFMGSAAAEADNTKFANESGMSLLDFRFNQEVRSVFRDGTDTMYGLDAMVAATGSDYAQVSDQVTFIDNHDMERFKTGSLSNRRLEQALAFTLTSRGVPAIYYGTEQYMTGGTDPDNRAMMPSFSTTTTAYKVSGLLGPLRKSNPAIAYGTTQQRWINNDVYIYERKFGNNVAVVAVNRNLSTAASISGLATSLPAGTYNDVLGGLLGGNSVTAVSSGAVGTFTLAAGGTAVWQYTAAATAPVVGHAGPVMGKPGNTVTIDGRGFGSSKGTVYFGSTAVTGTGIVSWEDTQIKVAVPSVAAGSYGIKIRTSGAVDSNVYNGFNILTGNQVSVRFVVQNATTALGENVYLSGSVSELGNWAPAAAIGPIFNKILYAYPTWYYDVSVPAGTALQFKFLKKNGTAVTWEGGSNHTFTTPATGTATVVVNWQ comes from the coding sequence ATGCTTGCGGGAGCACAGCTGACTCCTGCAGCACCGATGGGCATCGCTTCCGCCGCGCCGGACACGGCGGTCGGGAACAAGCAGAATTACAGCACGGACGTCATCTACCAGCTCTTCACGGACAGGTTCTCCGACGGCAATGCCGCCAACAATCCGACGGGAGCGGCCTTCAGCTCCGGTTGCGCCAACAAGCGTGTCTATTGCGGCGGCGACTGGCAAGGCATCGTCAACAAGATCAACGACAATTACTTTACCGGAATGGGCGTGACGGCGCTCTGGATTTCCCAGCCTGTGGAGAACATCTACTCCGTCATCAACTACTCCGGGGTGACCAATACCGCCTACCACGGCTACTGGGCCCGCGACTTCAAGAAGACGAACCCTGCCTTCGGCAGCTTCACGGACTTCCAGAACCTGATCAACGCCGCTCATGCGAAAGGCATCAAAGTCATCATCGACTTCGCGCCGAACCACACGTCGCCGGCCATGGAGACGGATACCTCCTTCGCGGAGAACGGCAAGCTCTACAACAACGGCGCGCTGCTCGGCGGATATACCAACGATACGAACGGCTTCTTCCACCATAACGGCGGCTCTGACTTCTCCACGCTTGAGAACGGCATCTACAAAAATCTGTATGATCTGGCGGATCTCGAGCAGAACAACAGCACGATCGACACCTACTTCAAGGATGCGATCAAGGTATGGCTCGATCTCGGCATTGACGGCATCCGCGTCGACGCGGCCAAGCATATGTCCATGGGCTGGCAGAAAAACTGGCTCGCCTCCATCTATGGGTACAAGCCGGTCTTCGTCTTCGGGGAATGGTTCATGGGATCGGCCGCCGCAGAGGCGGACAACACCAAGTTCGCCAACGAATCCGGAATGAGCCTGCTCGACTTCCGCTTCAACCAGGAAGTCCGCAGCGTCTTCCGCGACGGCACGGACACGATGTACGGCCTGGACGCCATGGTCGCGGCGACCGGCTCCGACTACGCGCAGGTATCCGATCAGGTCACATTCATCGACAACCATGACATGGAACGTTTCAAAACCGGTTCCTTGAGCAACCGCCGTCTCGAGCAGGCGCTGGCGTTCACGCTGACCTCGCGCGGCGTACCGGCGATCTACTACGGCACCGAGCAATATATGACGGGCGGAACGGATCCCGACAACCGCGCCATGATGCCGTCGTTCTCCACGACGACGACCGCATACAAGGTCAGCGGACTGCTGGGACCTCTGCGCAAATCCAATCCGGCTATCGCCTACGGCACGACCCAGCAGCGTTGGATCAACAACGACGTCTACATCTATGAGCGCAAATTCGGCAACAATGTCGCGGTCGTAGCCGTCAACCGCAACCTGTCCACGGCGGCATCCATCAGCGGCTTGGCCACCTCGCTTCCGGCGGGAACCTACAATGACGTTCTCGGCGGACTGCTCGGAGGCAACAGCGTTACGGCGGTATCCAGCGGAGCTGTCGGCACATTCACCCTGGCTGCGGGCGGTACGGCCGTATGGCAATATACGGCGGCGGCGACTGCTCCGGTCGTCGGCCATGCCGGCCCGGTCATGGGCAAGCCCGGCAATACCGTCACGATCGACGGCCGCGGCTTCGGCTCCTCCAAGGGCACCGTATACTTCGGCAGCACGGCCGTAACGGGAACCGGCATCGTCTCCTGGGAAGATACCCAGATCAAGGTCGCCGTTCCTTCCGTCGCCGCAGGCAGCTACGGAATCAAGATCCGCACCTCCGGAGCGGTCGACAGCAATGTGTACAACGGCTTCAACATCCTGACCGGCAATCAGGTCTCGGTCCGCTTCGTGGTGCAGAACGCCACGACGGCGCTGGGAGAGAACGTATACCTCTCCGGCAGCGTATCCGAGCTCGGCAACTGGGCTCCAGCCGCCGCCATCGGGCCGATCTTCAACAAGATCCTGTACGCTTACCCGACTTGGTATTATGATGTCAGCGTGCCGGCAGGCACCGCTCTCCAGTTCAAGTTCTTGAAGAAGAACGGAACGGCGGTCACTTGGGAAGGCGGCTCCAATCATACCTTCACGACTCCCGCTACCGGAACGGCGACGGTTGTTGTGAACTGGCAGTAG
- a CDS encoding Gfo/Idh/MocA family oxidoreductase, with amino-acid sequence MSKIKIAVIGCGAIAQRRHIPEYADNGNVELVAFADPILERAESMVETYGGQAFASFEELLAKADVDAVSVCTPNHLHASMAIAAANAGKHVLVEKPMATTQEEGERMIEAARSNGVFLMVGHNQRLMPPHVKAKEILDSGELGKVLTFRTSFGHPGPEAWSVDGAESWFFRKDEAIMGAMGDLGVHKSDFIRYLLNDEVAEVAGFIGTLDKEGTDVDDNAACLLRMKGGAIGTLVASWTQYKGGDNSTVLWCERGVMKIGTVDGDEVIVEPVDGLVETYKVGAMATNEKQVPSGVIDAFVDSIVTNTPPAISGEEGLKSLQVILAAFESQRTGQFVKL; translated from the coding sequence ATGAGCAAAATCAAAATCGCTGTCATCGGCTGCGGCGCCATCGCCCAGCGCAGACATATTCCGGAGTATGCCGATAACGGGAATGTAGAGCTGGTCGCATTCGCCGATCCTATTCTGGAGAGGGCCGAGAGCATGGTCGAGACTTATGGCGGCCAAGCCTTTGCTTCCTTCGAGGAGCTGCTCGCCAAGGCGGACGTGGACGCGGTGAGCGTATGCACGCCCAACCATCTCCATGCCTCCATGGCGATTGCGGCCGCCAACGCAGGCAAGCATGTCCTGGTCGAGAAGCCGATGGCTACGACTCAGGAGGAAGGGGAGCGGATGATCGAGGCCGCCCGGAGCAACGGCGTATTCCTGATGGTCGGGCATAACCAGCGCCTGATGCCTCCGCATGTGAAAGCCAAGGAAATTCTGGATTCCGGAGAGCTCGGCAAGGTGCTCACCTTCCGCACCTCCTTCGGCCATCCCGGGCCGGAGGCTTGGAGCGTGGACGGCGCGGAGAGCTGGTTCTTCCGCAAGGACGAAGCCATCATGGGCGCCATGGGCGATCTCGGCGTGCATAAATCCGATTTCATCCGGTATTTGCTGAACGACGAGGTGGCGGAAGTCGCCGGCTTCATCGGCACCTTGGACAAGGAAGGCACGGATGTCGATGACAACGCCGCCTGCCTTCTGCGCATGAAGGGCGGAGCGATCGGAACGCTGGTCGCAAGCTGGACGCAGTACAAAGGCGGAGACAACAGCACGGTGCTGTGGTGCGAGCGCGGCGTCATGAAGATCGGCACGGTGGACGGCGACGAGGTCATCGTCGAGCCTGTCGACGGCTTGGTGGAAACCTACAAGGTCGGCGCCATGGCGACGAACGAGAAGCAAGTGCCGAGCGGAGTCATCGATGCATTCGTGGATTCCATCGTGACGAACACGCCTCCGGCAATTTCGGGGGAAGAGGGCTTGAAGTCGCTGCAGGTCATTCTGGCAGCCTTTGAATCCCAGAGAACCGGACAGTTCGTCAAGCTCTAG
- a CDS encoding sugar phosphate isomerase/epimerase has product MGKLNIGLQLFTLRDETARDFEGTLRKVAELGYKGVEFAGYGDLSADKMKALLDELGLQGFSSHVSLQALREDLQKEIDYLKAIGAKYMICPYLMPEDRPQTGEEWSRLFAELQGFGIEAGKQGLIFGYHNHDFEFHGQVGDDNAFDAMFKETAPEAVQVEMDVCWVQFAGRNPVEYIGSYAGRLPLLHLKDFSTDEQGQMKTLELGQGTVDLPAVIGAAADAGVQWLIVEQDVCQNPPLESISNSYEWLKSNYLNV; this is encoded by the coding sequence ATGGGAAAACTTAACATCGGACTTCAATTGTTCACGCTGCGGGATGAAACCGCCAGAGATTTCGAGGGTACGCTTCGCAAAGTCGCGGAGCTTGGCTACAAAGGCGTCGAGTTCGCCGGTTATGGCGATCTGAGCGCCGATAAAATGAAAGCGCTGCTCGACGAGCTGGGCCTGCAGGGCTTCAGCAGCCACGTATCCCTGCAAGCTCTGCGCGAGGATCTGCAAAAAGAAATCGACTATCTGAAGGCGATCGGCGCCAAATACATGATCTGCCCTTATCTGATGCCGGAGGACCGTCCCCAAACCGGCGAGGAATGGAGCCGGCTGTTCGCCGAGCTGCAGGGATTCGGCATTGAAGCCGGCAAGCAGGGTTTGATCTTCGGCTACCACAATCATGATTTCGAATTCCATGGCCAAGTCGGCGACGACAACGCTTTCGACGCCATGTTCAAGGAGACGGCACCTGAAGCGGTTCAGGTCGAGATGGACGTATGCTGGGTTCAATTCGCAGGCCGGAATCCGGTCGAGTACATCGGCAGCTATGCCGGCCGCCTGCCGCTGCTGCATTTGAAGGATTTCAGCACGGATGAGCAGGGACAGATGAAAACGCTGGAGCTGGGACAAGGCACCGTCGATCTGCCTGCCGTCATCGGGGCTGCGGCCGATGCGGGCGTGCAGTGGCTGATCGTGGAGCAGGATGTCTGCCAGAATCCTCCGCTGGAAAGCATCTCGAACAGCTACGAGTGGCTGAAAAGCAACTACTTGAACGTCTAA
- a CDS encoding AraC family transcriptional regulator, with product MDTSLLICDYSNHYKPFTQDLKSGLQHYLFRLQTEGASRVFSGGQEHILNGGDLLLLRPGDDYHLVVEEPSRKGRLSSADYYLFCQGSWIDQWWDRKVRPTVSRVGSDDNLIGLWRSLMLEKRRGSMEGNDELRDVLLRSLCLSIDRAIAENVQTDRKGMATLKIKRFIEEHAMATFKLEEAAAYGGLSLSRAVRLFKEHYGKTMIQYAIEIRLNAAVEQIKYSELKLEQIAEACGFASYSYFHRVFRARFGISPYLYRSRQSLAGLEPERN from the coding sequence TTGGACACATCTTTGCTCATCTGCGACTATTCCAATCACTATAAACCCTTTACTCAGGACTTGAAGAGCGGGCTGCAGCATTACCTGTTCCGCCTTCAGACGGAAGGCGCCAGCCGGGTTTTCTCTGGCGGCCAGGAGCATATCCTGAACGGAGGCGATCTGCTGCTGCTCCGGCCAGGCGACGATTACCATCTCGTCGTGGAGGAGCCTTCAAGAAAGGGGCGCTTGTCTAGCGCAGATTATTACCTGTTTTGCCAAGGCTCCTGGATAGATCAGTGGTGGGATCGCAAGGTCCGCCCGACGGTCAGCCGGGTCGGCTCCGACGACAATCTGATCGGGTTGTGGCGCAGCCTTATGCTGGAGAAGCGCCGAGGCTCAATGGAAGGAAACGACGAGCTCAGGGACGTTCTTCTGCGCAGCCTCTGCCTGTCTATCGACCGTGCCATCGCCGAGAATGTCCAGACGGACCGCAAGGGCATGGCGACACTGAAAATCAAGAGATTCATCGAAGAGCATGCCATGGCCACCTTCAAGCTGGAGGAAGCAGCCGCTTACGGAGGCCTCAGCTTGTCGCGGGCCGTGCGGCTGTTCAAGGAGCATTATGGCAAGACCATGATCCAGTATGCGATCGAAATCCGCCTCAATGCCGCCGTGGAGCAGATCAAGTACAGCGAGCTTAAACTGGAGCAGATCGCCGAGGCTTGCGGCTTCGCCAGCTACTCTTATTTTCACCGGGTGTTTCGCGCCCGCTTCGGCATCTCGCCCTACCTTTATCGCTCCCGGCAGTCGCTGGCCGGATTGGAGCCCGAACGGAATTAG
- a CDS encoding chromosome condensation regulator, protein MDYNSRKEAVFETKRLPNDTIAAGRRHTVGLKTDGMVVAVGDNKYGQCSVSDWCHIVAVVAGNVHMATNTGNAHTIGLKSDGTVTAVGWNRHGQCDVNDWRDIAAVSAGWCRTIGVKSDGTVVAVGRNNEGECDVSGWHDIVAVTAGDWHSVGLKLDGTVTAVGNNKYRQCNVIGWRNMVALSAGYLHTVGLKLDGAVSAVGWNKHDQCNVGDWRNIVAVSAGSYHTVGLKSDGTVVAVGLNKHDQCDVSGWHDIKAVAAGCAHTLGLKSDGTVVAVGDNDYGQCDVSGWSSIQQ, encoded by the coding sequence ATGGACTACAATTCACGGAAGGAAGCGGTGTTTGAGACGAAAAGATTGCCTAACGATACCATAGCGGCGGGTCGTCGTCATACCGTTGGTCTTAAAACTGACGGAATGGTAGTGGCTGTGGGTGATAATAAATACGGTCAATGTAGTGTAAGCGATTGGTGCCATATCGTCGCGGTTGTTGCTGGCAATGTTCATATGGCAACGAACACCGGTAATGCTCATACAATCGGCCTTAAATCTGACGGTACGGTGACAGCTGTGGGATGGAACAGACATGGACAATGCGATGTCAACGACTGGCGCGATATTGCAGCAGTTTCGGCAGGCTGGTGCCGTACCATTGGAGTTAAATCGGATGGCACGGTGGTGGCTGTAGGTCGAAATAATGAAGGTGAATGCGATGTAAGCGGATGGCATGATATTGTAGCGGTTACGGCGGGTGACTGGCATTCAGTCGGTCTAAAATTAGACGGAACGGTAACGGCTGTGGGTAATAATAAGTATCGCCAGTGCAATGTAATCGGCTGGCGCAACATGGTGGCTCTCTCGGCGGGGTATCTTCATACTGTTGGGCTTAAATTGGATGGCGCGGTTTCGGCTGTCGGTTGGAATAAGCATGACCAATGCAATGTAGGCGACTGGCGCAATATTGTAGCAGTTTCGGCAGGTAGTTATCATACCGTGGGTCTTAAATCTGACGGTACGGTGGTGGCTGTGGGTTTGAATAAGCATGACCAATGCGATGTAAGTGGTTGGCACGACATTAAGGCTGTTGCGGCGGGGTGTGCCCATACTCTCGGACTTAAATCGGACGGTACGGTGGTGGCTGTGGGTGATAATGATTATGGACAATGTGATGTAAGCGGATGGAGCAGCATCCAACAATAA
- a CDS encoding DUF664 domain-containing protein yields MNILDAYLISEVEGYSPQIGRLISMMNYARCTTHDSVKDLSIRQLDHLDDDDSNSIGALLFHIASMEFFYRTWTFEERNLNLEEKQFWDPGLKLGELGREQVKGKDLAYYLDLLKEERSKTLDCFRTREDSWLDIEKPLNHKPSNHYFHWFHVFEDELNHRGQIRLLRKKQRRAGIG; encoded by the coding sequence GTGAACATCTTGGACGCTTATCTAATTTCGGAAGTGGAAGGCTATTCGCCTCAAATCGGCAGACTCATTTCCATGATGAACTACGCTCGATGCACGACGCATGATAGCGTCAAGGATCTATCCATCCGTCAATTGGATCATCTAGACGATGATGACAGCAATTCCATCGGGGCGTTATTGTTTCATATCGCCTCCATGGAGTTTTTTTACCGGACATGGACCTTTGAGGAAAGGAATCTCAATCTGGAAGAGAAGCAATTCTGGGATCCGGGATTAAAGCTCGGTGAGCTGGGCAGAGAGCAGGTTAAAGGAAAGGACCTAGCCTATTATTTAGATTTGCTGAAAGAAGAACGGTCCAAAACCTTGGATTGTTTTCGAACGAGAGAGGATAGCTGGTTGGATATCGAAAAGCCATTGAATCATAAGCCGTCGAACCATTACTTTCACTGGTTTCATGTTTTTGAAGATGAGCTCAATCATAGGGGACAAATCCGATTGTTGAGAAAGAAACAGAGACGTGCCGGAATAGGATAA
- a CDS encoding tyrosine-type recombinase/integrase: MITIPGQDPHLSLLTKKKNAEELTDEQLIAIFLETCSSSRFTHRNYKKAIEMFRAYTSYAPLRDVTWREIEAFKLRLMKEINAETGRPYEPATVAGILSALRSLFRWCCHPQIGMMKDNPTANTKNPKVQITSAQHYLTKRELSILFRQLKKQGIRNYALGLSLAMLGLRVSELVAMRWEDFHTDPLESSVWLTVKKGKGDKIREIKVPGVLWDVLGQYRSFYPKDVMEEGHRVFPISARWVEKIIGNARDASGLTKKVTPHWLRHTNATLALLSGASLQQVQEMLGHSHMNTTQRYLHTVNQLKKTASDYVGEHLKDIL, encoded by the coding sequence ATGATTACGATTCCGGGCCAAGATCCGCATTTATCTCTGTTGACGAAGAAAAAAAACGCCGAAGAGCTCACCGATGAGCAACTGATCGCCATATTTTTAGAAACTTGCAGCAGCTCGCGTTTTACTCATAGAAACTATAAAAAAGCGATTGAGATGTTCAGAGCCTATACTTCGTACGCTCCGCTTCGCGACGTGACCTGGAGAGAAATCGAAGCCTTCAAGCTGCGGCTAATGAAGGAAATCAATGCGGAAACAGGCAGGCCCTATGAACCGGCTACGGTCGCAGGCATCCTGTCCGCGCTGCGTTCTTTGTTCCGATGGTGCTGCCACCCCCAGATCGGAATGATGAAAGACAACCCTACGGCGAACACCAAAAATCCAAAGGTTCAAATAACAAGCGCCCAGCATTATTTGACTAAACGAGAGCTCTCCATCCTGTTTCGGCAGCTGAAAAAGCAAGGGATTCGGAACTATGCGCTGGGATTATCGCTTGCCATGCTTGGTCTGAGGGTATCCGAGCTGGTCGCCATGAGGTGGGAGGATTTCCATACGGATCCGCTGGAATCGTCCGTCTGGCTGACCGTCAAAAAGGGGAAAGGGGACAAGATTCGCGAGATCAAAGTCCCCGGTGTGTTATGGGATGTATTAGGCCAATACAGGTCTTTTTACCCGAAGGACGTCATGGAGGAAGGGCATCGAGTGTTTCCGATATCGGCCAGATGGGTGGAGAAGATCATCGGAAACGCCCGCGACGCCAGCGGGCTGACCAAGAAAGTGACGCCTCACTGGTTAAGGCATACGAATGCAACGCTGGCTCTATTGAGCGGGGCGAGCTTGCAGCAAGTGCAGGAGATGCTGGGGCATTCCCATATGAATACGACGCAACGATATCTGCACACGGTGAACCAGCTCAAAAAGACCGCATCGGATTACGTGGGCGAACATTTGAAAGACATCCTATAG
- a CDS encoding aspartyl-phosphate phosphatase Spo0E family protein, whose product MDLDEEALIELIESTRDRLLEVYQIHPTFLHPLVIQYSTELDRLLDLYMHKTQTAPSHTPRGGT is encoded by the coding sequence ATGGATTTAGATGAAGAAGCTTTGATTGAATTGATTGAATCGACAAGGGATCGTCTGCTGGAGGTCTATCAGATCCACCCTACTTTTCTGCATCCGCTAGTCATTCAATACAGCACGGAATTGGACAGGCTGCTGGATCTGTATATGCACAAAACCCAGACTGCGCCGAGCCATACACCCAGAGGAGGTACGTAA
- a CDS encoding EAL domain-containing protein, with product MPFVHRPFHSYLWGSLFLCLAVISLGEWLIPAPGSQMVWLIFLIPIFVFSYEFGYKGGISFTFIGLLCEVLITWNDFTDGDLRASQLIRIFEAMIVLLAFAVAISALAHRLHKKRKRLEQMDFRDPLTNLYNRTAIQLELVRLVDAGRAHPPTISCIFIDVDDFNYINDTFGHDVGDECLKEIALRLREELPENSQLCARLGGDEFIVVLLDCEKKQAEEWARNLISTLSGYTYLHSLNPTFSAGISNYPADCQSVTEIFQHSDIAMYQAKREGKNRVRTYIKENKLELLSDMRMEQELRASWSRRDFQLVYQPQAEVASGKIIGLEALLRWDHPEYGSIPPDTFIPILERTDLIVPIGEWVLLEACRMGRFWQRAGFHDLRMAVNISPVQLKEPLFASAVSNALRLTTLSPQSLELEITERIAMIHSETCIQKLLELKDIGIRLAMDDFGSGYSSLNYLIRYPLDRIKLDKEFVQALNDSANDAVLFESLIGLLHRLNLSVVAEGVETQEQLQFCKLHACDFVQGYLIGRPMNAEQLAHYFHGMLEQPSIREGHERTGHEHSAGKLEASTPVLHRNEVTC from the coding sequence ATGCCGTTTGTTCATCGCCCTTTTCATTCTTACCTGTGGGGGAGCCTATTTCTATGCCTTGCCGTAATTTCTCTGGGAGAATGGCTGATTCCTGCGCCCGGCTCCCAGATGGTCTGGCTGATTTTCTTGATTCCGATCTTTGTCTTTTCCTATGAATTCGGTTATAAGGGCGGGATATCGTTCACCTTCATCGGCCTCCTCTGCGAAGTGCTGATTACTTGGAATGATTTCACGGACGGAGATCTCCGTGCCTCCCAGCTGATTCGGATCTTTGAAGCCATGATTGTCCTGCTGGCTTTTGCGGTCGCGATCAGCGCCCTTGCCCATCGCCTGCATAAAAAGCGCAAAAGACTGGAGCAGATGGATTTCCGCGATCCTTTGACCAACCTTTACAACCGTACCGCCATCCAGTTGGAGCTTGTGCGTCTCGTCGATGCGGGCCGCGCCCATCCGCCGACGATATCCTGCATCTTCATCGATGTCGATGATTTCAACTATATCAACGATACCTTCGGCCACGATGTTGGCGATGAATGCCTCAAAGAAATCGCCTTGAGACTGCGAGAGGAGCTTCCGGAAAACTCGCAGCTGTGCGCCAGACTTGGCGGAGACGAATTCATCGTCGTCCTCCTCGATTGCGAAAAAAAACAAGCGGAGGAATGGGCTCGAAACCTGATCTCAACATTGTCGGGCTACACTTACCTGCACTCGCTGAATCCGACCTTCAGCGCGGGGATTTCCAATTACCCTGCTGACTGCCAGTCCGTCACCGAGATTTTCCAGCACTCGGATATCGCGATGTACCAAGCCAAGCGCGAAGGCAAAAACCGGGTCCGGACGTATATCAAGGAAAACAAGCTTGAGCTGCTCAGCGACATGCGGATGGAGCAGGAGCTGCGCGCATCCTGGAGCAGGCGGGACTTCCAGCTTGTCTATCAGCCGCAAGCCGAGGTAGCCTCAGGAAAAATAATCGGCCTGGAAGCGCTGCTGCGCTGGGACCATCCGGAATACGGAAGCATACCTCCCGATACCTTCATCCCCATTCTCGAGCGTACCGATCTCATCGTGCCGATCGGCGAATGGGTGCTCCTCGAAGCATGCCGCATGGGCAGATTCTGGCAGAGAGCGGGCTTTCATGATTTGCGGATGGCCGTCAATATTTCCCCGGTCCAGCTGAAGGAGCCTCTGTTCGCTTCGGCCGTCAGCAACGCGCTGCGCCTTACTACCCTGTCCCCGCAATCGTTGGAGCTCGAGATTACCGAGAGGATCGCCATGATCCACAGCGAGACCTGCATCCAGAAGCTCCTGGAGCTGAAGGACATCGGCATCCGGCTCGCGATGGACGACTTCGGCAGCGGGTACTCGTCCTTGAATTATTTGATCCGTTATCCCCTCGATAGGATCAAGCTGGACAAGGAGTTCGTGCAGGCCTTGAACGATTCGGCCAATGACGCCGTATTGTTCGAATCCCTGATCGGTCTCCTGCATCGCTTGAATCTGAGCGTAGTGGCCGAGGGAGTCGAAACGCAGGAGCAGCTTCAATTCTGCAAGCTTCACGCATGCGATTTTGTCCAAGGATACTTGATCGGACGACCGATGAACGCAGAGCAGCTGGCGCATTATTTTCACGGAATGCTCGAACAGCCGTCAATAAGGGAAGGACATGAAAGGACTGGACATGAACATTCTGCCGGCAAGCTCGAGGCATCGACGCCGGTTCTACATAGAAATGAAGTCACTTGCTAG